One window from the genome of Malus domestica chromosome 01, GDT2T_hap1 encodes:
- the LOC139191542 gene encoding uncharacterized protein, whose translation MAPEEAADAASWYCATALLALILFASIRENNSTPDNNSVRGKHFNDFMINRPCDEIYVVGEGETLHTISDKCDDPYIVERNPHIHDPDDVFPGLVIKITPTKRSAA comes from the coding sequence atGGCACCAGAAGAAGCGGCAGACGCAGCCTCATGGTACTGCGCCACAGCCCTATTAGCCTTGATCTTGTTTGCTTCCATCAGAGAGAACAACTCTACGCCGGACAACAACTCGGTTCGAGGGAAACACTTCAATGACTTCATGATCAACCGGCCGTGTGATGAAATTTATGTCGTCGGAGAAGGTGAAACCCTCCACACCATCAGTGACAAGTGCGACGACCCGTATATCGTGGAGCGGAACCCTCATATCCATGATCCGGATGATGTTTTCCCTGGACTAGTCATCAAGATCACTCCTACCAAACGATCAGCTGCATAG
- the LOC103441237 gene encoding protein HOTHEAD-like translates to MCTTFFGAYLLAGILLLLPICYSDKAPDYTFVREAISAPAVVHYDYIVIGGGTAGCPLAATLSHGATVLVLERGGSPYGNPNIINIDKFAPTLLDTSPTSPAQQFTSEDGVYNIRARVLGGGSAVNAGFYTRASTHYIKEVGWNQRMVNQSYEWVEKVVAFEPEILQWETAFRDGLLEVGVLPHNRFTYEHLYGTKVGGSIFDADGHRHTAADLLQYADPRKINVYLNARVQKILFRHIPGRLRPQAYGVIYRDAHGIRHYAYLKMNSKKNEIILSAGAIGSPQLLMLSGVGPAFHLRAHGIKVVADQPMVGQGMADNPMNLLLIPSPQPVEVSLVQVVGITKFESYIEGASGLTLPIPLAHRLSNHFKHFLSQPEHHPFRASPKIMAWAADTVNGIVNKTLRAGVILEKIMGPLSTGHLALRNTNPDANPFVTFNYFKEPEDLRKCIEGMRTIIDVVNSEAYSKFRYKNMPVEALINLMLTLPVNGRRKHANATFSLEQFCIDTVMTIWHYHGGCQVGRVVDKGYRVLGIDSLRVVDGSTFYRSPGTNPQATVMMLGRYMGQRILHDRLLRGSKKKN, encoded by the exons ATGTGTACCACATTTTTTGGAGCTTATCTTCTTGCTGGAATTCTCTTGTTGCTTCCCATTTGTTATTCGGATAAAG CTCCGGACTATACATTTGTTAGAGAAGCAATATCAGCCCCAGCAGTGGTTCACTATGACTACATAGTCATTGGTGGAGGCACCGCAGGGTGTCCGCTAGCGGCCACTCTCTCTCACGGTGCCACCGTTTTAGTCCTGGAAAGAGGCGGCTCGCCTTATGGCAATCCGAACATAATCAACATTGACAAATTTGCCCCCACTCTTTTGGACACCTCTCCCACATCCCCAGCCCAGCAGTTCACCTCCGAGGATGGCGTCTATAACATCCGGGCACGCGTGCTGGGTGGCGGCTCAGCAGTGAATGCTGGGTTTTACACGCGTGCCAGCACACATTACATCAAGGAAGTAGGTTGGAACCAGAGAATGGTCAATCAGTCGTATGAATGGGTTGAGAAAGTGGTGGCTTTTGAACCGGAGATTTTGCAGTGGGAGACTGCTTTCAGAGATGGTTTGCTTGAAGTGGGAGTCTTGCCTCACAATAGGTTTACCTATGAGCATTTGTATGGGACTAAAGTTGGTGGGAGTATTTTTGATGCAGATGGACATAGACACACAGCTGCAGATTTGCTTCAGTATGCAGACCCTAGAAAGATCAATGTTTATTTGAATGCACGTGTACAAAAAATCTTGTTTAGACACATTCCTG GAAGACTAAGACCACAAGCTTATGGTGTGATTTATAGAGATGCACACGGTATTAGGCACTATGCATACCTAAAAATGAACTCCAAGAAGAATGAAATTATCTTATCAGCCGGTGCGATTGGGAGCCCTCAACTATTGATGCTGAGCGGCGTGGGGCCCGCCTTCCATCTCCGAGCTCACGGCATCAAGGTGGTAGCAGACCAACCCATGGTCGGCCAGGGAATGGCGGATAATCCAATGAATCTTCTGCTCATTCCCTCACCTCAACCAGTTGAGGTCTCCCTGGTTCAAGTTGTGGGCATCACAAAGTTTGAAAGCTACATTGAAGGAGCTAGCGGATTGACCCTTCCCATTCCTCTGGCTCATAGGCTTTCCAATCACTTTAAGCACTTCTTGAGTCAG CCTGAGCACCATCCTTTTAGAGCTTCACCAAAAATCATGGCTTGGGCAGCTGATACTGTAAACGGAATTGTCAATAAAACTCTCAGagccggagtcatacttgaaaAAATCATGGGTCCACTCTCCACAGGCCATCTTGCGCTGAGGAACACAAACCCTGATGCCAATCCATTTGTCACCTTTAACTACTTCAAAGAACCAGAAGACTTAAGGAAGTGCATTGAGGGCATGAGGACCATTATCGATGTTGTGAACTCCGAAGCCTACTCAAAGTTCCGTTACAAAAACATGCCGGTTGAAGCTCTCATTAACCTGATGTTGACTTTACCAGTTAACGGAAGGCGAAAGCATGCCAACGCTACATTTTCTTTGGAACAATTCTGCATAGACACTGTGATGACCATATGGCACTATCATGGAGGTTGTCAAGTTGGAAGGGTTGTTGATAAAGGATATAGGGTTCTTGGTATTGATTCTCTTCGGGTTGTTGATGGATCGACGTTTTATCGCAGCCCGGGTACTAATCCTCAAGCTACTGTTATGATGCTCGGAAG GTACATGGGACAAAGGATTCTGCATGACAGATTACTCCGTGGatcgaaaaagaaaaattga